One segment of Xiphias gladius isolate SHS-SW01 ecotype Sanya breed wild chromosome 1, ASM1685928v1, whole genome shotgun sequence DNA contains the following:
- the LOC120790901 gene encoding high choriolytic enzyme 1-like, giving the protein MTPSASLLLLLLGLSRAHPLQEEGNEEEVPDTIDITTRILTSNNATNEILLEGDLLAPRTRNAMVCWSKSCLWRKASNGLVMIPFTMSNEFNSWERQKIDAAMKSFHSRTCIRFVPRQNEYDYISVENRAGCFSALGKEGGRQVLSLNRQGCLYHGIIQHEINHALGFQHEQTRSDRDYYVRINWENIDPQMAYNFYKQSTNNLNTPYDYSSIMHYGKTAFSIQYGRDSITPIPDPNVQIGQRQGMSYWDIMRINMLYGC; this is encoded by the coding sequence ATGACTCCCTCTGccagcctgctgctgctcctgcttgGCCTCTCTCGGGCTCATCCTCTCCAGGAGGAAGGAAACGAAGAAGAAGTCCCAGACACCATCGACATCACCACCAGGATTCTGACTTCCAACAACGCCACCAACGAGATCCTGCTGGAAGGAGATCTGCTAGCTCCCAGAACCAGAAACGCCATGGTGTGCTGGTCCAAGAGCTGCCTTTGGAGGAAAGCCTCCAATGGTTTAGTGATGATCCCCTTCACCATGAGCAATGAGTTCAACAGCTGGGAGAGGCAGAAGATTGACGCTGCCATGAAGTCCTTTCACAGCAGGACCTGCATCCGCTTCGTCCCCCGTCAGAACGAGTACGACTACATCAGCGTCGAGAACAGAGCCGGATGTTTCTCCGCTTTGGGCAAAGAGGGAGGCAGACAGGTGCTCTCTCTCAACAGGCAGGGCTGCCTCTACCACGGCATCATCCAGCACGAGATCAACCACGCTCTGGGCTTTCAGCACGAGCAGACCAGGAGCGACCGCGACTACTACGTCAGGATCAACTGGGAGAACATCGACCCGCAGATGGCCTACAACTTCTACAAGCAGTCCACCAACAACCTGAACACTCCCTACGACTACTCCTCCATCATGCACTACGGAAAAACAGCCTTCTCCATCCAGTACGGGAGGGACTCCATCACCCCCATCCCCGACCCTAACGTCCAGATCGGCCAAAGGCAGGGCATGTCCTACTGGGACATCATGAGGATCAACATGCTCTACGGCTGCTAA